DNA sequence from the Electrophorus electricus isolate fEleEle1 chromosome 19, fEleEle1.pri, whole genome shotgun sequence genome:
TGGTgtaacaaagcaaaacacacctCCAGTTATGGCGGGGGCGGGACAGGGGAAGGATGGGGGCAGGACGGAGCCAAAGCCGTACTCGTATACACAAGCTCTAACTCACCTGGAGGAGAGGTCAGGCACTGCTTAAAAACGAGCACTAAATGACCTGGAGGAGAGGTCAGGCGCTGCTTATACACGAGCACTAAATGACCTGGAGGAGAGGTCAGGCGCTGCTTATACACGAGCACTAAATGACCTGGAGGAGAGGTCAGGCGCTGCTTATACACGAGCACTAAATGACCTGGAGGAGAGGTCAGGCGCTGCTTATACACGAGCACTAAATGACCTGGAGGAGAGGTCAGGCGCTGCTTATACACGAGCACTAAATGACCTGGAGGAGAGGTCAGGCGCTGCTTATACACGAGCACTAAATGACCTGGAGGAGAGGTCAGGCGCTGCTTATACACGAGCACTAAATGACCTGGAGGAGAGGTCAGGCACTGCTTATACACGAGCACTAAATGACCTGGAGGAGAGGTCAGGCACTGCTTATACACGAGCTCTAACTCACCTGGAGGAGAGGTCAGGCACTGCTTAAAAACGAGCACTAAATGACCTGGAGGAGAGGTCAGGCGCTGCTTATACACGAGCACTAAATGACCTGGAGGAGAGGTCAGGCACTGCTTATACACGAGCACTAAATGACCTGGAGGAGAGGTCAGGCGCTGCTTATACACGAGCACTAAATGACCTGGAGGAGAGGTCAGGCGCTGCTTATACACGAGCACTAAATGACCTGGAGGAGAGGTCAGGCACTGCTTATACACGAGCTCTAACTCACCTGGAGGAGAGGTCAGGCACTGCTTAAAAACGAGCACTAAATGACCTGGAGGAGAGGTCAGGCGCTGCTTATACACGAGCACTAAATGACCTGGAGGAGAGGTCAGGCACTGCTTATACACGAGCACTAAGTGACCTGGAGGAGAGGTCAGGCGCTGCTTATACACGAGCACTAAATGACCTGGAGGAGAGGTCAGGCGCTGCTTATACACGAGCACTAAATGACCTGGAGGAGAGGTCAGGCACTGCTTCACACCCTCTTAGGTTTGGGTAGAGTTCTGGTTAGAATTAGAATTATGTGTTCATCTGGGGTCTTTGATTCTCTCCCACTGCCCATGCAGGTTAGGGCTATCTTAAATTGTCctgctgtaagtgtgtgtgtaaatattaattgtGGAGTGTTGTGTAGAGTGCTGATTATAGAGCATCCTTAGGTGTTACAAAGGcgttatgtaaataataatatttattgtaCTTGGTAAACTACTGTAAGAGGTTTCCAGGAGAGTTATATTTAGGTAAGTCAAGATTTTCAATAACGCCATGATGTTATCATGGgcatgtttattaaaatgattatgtAACCTTAAATGCAGAAAACATTGTTTAGGCTCATTAATGGACTTCATTAGTAGTGATGGGCATTGTTGGTACAAATGTTAAACCTCTGGATAGTTTCTGAGTGTATGATTGAAGGTATGCTTAACACTTATGTTTATATTCTATAGCTTACATTTAGGTCATTATGAGTTGTTCTGAAAATATGTCCACAGCAACCTTTAGTTTCTGCACTAGTGTGTGGCTGAGTAATAAAACTCAGTTCTGAGGTGCACAAGAAAAATAGGACTTGTTGACTTTAttgacattttaatttacaCTCACTGTGTTtattgaaaacaaatgtttttaaataattctgatTTTTACTTGATTTACTTCTGTAACTTGTACTTAATGTATGTTGTAATAGGTACAACATAGatcttcagaaaaaaacataaatcaagACCCCTTGAGTCAAGCTagatcatttttttttctccttgaaaTAAAGTGTTCTTTTTGCGTGACGTTCTTTATGTCTTAGATTAGATTTCGTTTATTCTCCCTCTAAAGACAACCCCATAACAACCAGTTAAAAACCTCCACCACTGAAATCTTCACCAAACCCTCAACTACTCTAGTCTTGTTAGTTCTATTGCAAGTTCTAGTTCTGTGTTAGTTCTATTCCATTTACAAAACCCAGGCTACCCTTCTGATTTAACATACACTTAAACACACTGCCACTGTTCAAGCATCTATgagctttaaatgtaatttactatagaaatgtttttgtcatcATTTGAGTCAATGCACTCCAATGCACTCCAAGCAGGTCAATGCCCCTCCCCTTACGTGTATCGTGGGAAATACCGAGCAGCTGTCAACAGTCTTTCATTTCCCTGAGTGTTTTATGATTCATCTGGCATGTTAGTATAAGTTATGTTGGTGCTGTCAACCGTTTAATGTAGCCAGTGTAGCTAAGCTACCGTGGTGTAATGGCGATAACCTACACAGCTGTAGCCCGTGTCTAATTATAgtctcattttaaataatagacGAACTAGTTATCCTAGAAGGAGGCACTGAGCTCAGACACTAGTTCGCCACCGTTAGCCAGCTAGTTAACGTAGATGTGTGCCTCTATGGCAGCCATCTGCTCAAGCGTTGTGTCTGTAAACCTTCCCCTTAgttgtgtgcgtctgtgtctgtaaacCTTCCCCTTagatgtgtgcgtctgtgtctgtaaacCTTCCCCTTAGATGTCTGCGTCTGCGTCTGTAAACCTTCCCCTTAGTtgtgtgcgtctgcgtctgTAAACCTTCCCCTTAGAtgtgtgcgtctgcgtctgTAAACCTTCCCCTTAGAtgtgtgcgtctgcgtctgTAAACCTTCCCCTTAGAtgtgtgcgtctgcgtctgTAAACCTTCCCCTTAGAtgtgtgcgtctgcgtctgTAAACCTTCCCCTTAGAtgtgtgcgtctgcgtctgTAAACCTTCCCCTTAGTTGTGTGCGTCTGCGTATATGTGACATTTCAGGATTTCCTGTCTGAGATGCAGAATTAAATAGATTTTGACTTGAACTAAAACAGTCAGCAAGTCAAGAGATGGCACCCTGAGTTGTTGTATGGACAGTGTAAGTGATGGGTAGGATCTGTGTTTGATTGAAGGGAAGTTACGACCAGTATGTGAAGACCAGGCTGGAGCTAGAGGAGATGAAACACTACAACTGGGAACAGGACCAGATGGCACATATGAAGATAAAACACCACTTCTATACACCTTGATACCTTCTAATGCAAACCCCTCAGGTTTCTTCTTAGGAATAAACCTAATTGTactgattaataattattttgttttctgtcagtGCTGAAGTGAATCTCCAgggttttctttgtgtgtctgtttccatggagaaCCACATTGCATGGTTCTGGCATGGCTTGGCTAAGATGGCACACCAGGGTCAGAGTAAAGAGAAAACACTACAGAAGATGGTGGTCTCAGGTCTGACCTTCTGTTTAGTCACAGATAAGCTCTGGCATATACCTAAACCAGCTACCAccctccacacagacacacagacaaagttCAAGACAAGCTCACTTGGTCACCTTCTCATGGCTCATTATTGTGACATTTCTTCCTATGTACCAATGATCAGTTGCTCAATGTCTGATGTGGAAATGGTGCTGGCTGCCTTTGATAAACATGTAGTTCCACTGCTCATCACTGTGGGGACGTTCTACACTCCACACAACTGGACAACCTTGCAGGGCAGAACATAGAAGGGTTCACCACTCCTACACTGACCAATCAGTCGTATCGGTGGCTGTGAAGGACGATTGTGACTCAGAAACCAACACAGCACCTCTTTTCTCTCCCCTGAAGATACCTCCTCCTGTTCTCAGTTTCAGATATTCCACTGACACGATGGGTCCAGCAAAGCATCCTTGCAGTGTTGCTCCTGAACGTGTGTGGCATTCATTTACATAGTAGTTCAGTcctatgaatttaaaaaaactgatCTTTTAAAAACTTCTTTATTAATCCAACCACAATCTGAGTTCTTAGTGTCTTGTGTGGTGTGAATACTACATTTTGGGTGTAGCACGTTCGTTAAATGCTTCGGCCTTTGTGTGACTTTGCGTGCCATTTGCGTGACTTTCGTGTTGGTGTCCTACAGCACCTGAtggagcagctggagcaggCCCTGTCTCCTCTGGAGTACATGATGAAGTGCTACCCAGAGATCAAGGAGAAGaaggtgtgtctgagtgtgtgtgtgattgtgtgggtatgcgtgtgtCCACATTCATTATGGTCAGTCGATTTACCTGAATGAGGCGGTGGCAAGCTTTTGACAAAAACATAGCAGTACATAATGTGGTACAAAATAAACTGCTGACCACCTGCTCCAGGTGAGTCCCATCAGGAACCTGTCAGACGGTCAGAAGTGCTGCGTCTGCTTTGCCTGGATGGCTTGCCAGAGCCCTCACGTGCTCTTCCTGGACGAGCCCACCAACCAAATTGGACATCGAGACCGTCGACACGCTGGCCCACGCCGTCAACGAGTTTGAAGGAGGGGTGATGTTGGTCAGCCATGACTTCCGGCTCATCCAGCAGGTATGGCTTCCCTTCTGGGGAATGGCAAGACCTTCCGATTGCAGAACATGATAAGATTATGTTTGCAGGTGGCTCAGGAAATCTGGCTGTGTGAGAACCAGACCATCACCAAGTGGAACACGGACATTTTGGCATACAAGGAGCACTTGAAGGCGACAATTGATAAGCAGACGCAGGACGTTTAAATGCCTATGAACAGAATTTCTGTGTCTTGCTCTTGCAATATTGCATGCGTGCAAGCGAAGGAGTTTtacaaaagcttttttttcttttcttttttgcaatcccacccaccccccaaaaaaatgttGGAGTAGACTGTGGATTGCCTTCCAGTGTTCAAACATCATTCAATAAGTCACTTTAAATGTATACCTACAGTGCATATCTTGTTCCTGTTTAACATCATGAATGCAGTATTGCAGAATAAACCAAAGTTTATTGAAATTGTAGGTTGAAAACTGCTGTCCTAATCTGGTCGAATTTATACGGGACATGCATAAATTACTCAAGATGGGCACATTGGCTGCATTTTGTTAGGTTTGTGCATGCTGTGTAGGTAGGCCTAATTGTACCTAATTGTACCTAATTGTACCAATGGAGATCCAAAGGACAGTGAAGAGTGATTCCCAGCTATTCCCATCAATGCAGGATTTTGGCATCAGTAAATCAAGCGACTGGTCAGCTCGTTTTTAATTGCTCATGCTGCTCCAGTATACATCACCACATCAGCTACCACATGGTAAAGTTTTTAGAGTGCCTCTTCCTCCTTTAGTTTGCGTTACAATAAATATCCTCAAGGCTCATTCTGTATTTCTGACAAACCAAAGCATCACATTAAAGGCTAGTACTATACAGCATCCTCTGCACAGTTTTATAGTCCTTACAATCTTTTGTTCACTTATAGAAGCATCAGTATTGTTGAGTGAATTATTAAAGCTGATTTTGACAGGAGAGCCTTTCTTTATCTTGTATTAAAAGAGTCACCATGGCAGCTACATTAGAAATGTAGTATTTTTTTAACTGCATTTAGAATGAAGTGTTGTAATAATATATTGATGTGTGTATTTGAAGAAATTCTCATCTTGGTTcccaaaataaccaaaatatggTTCCTAACCAACATAAAGGCATTAACACTGATATTAGTCGCTGATGTATTTTTGTCATCATTAAGATCTAGTACTATTGTACTACTGTGACTACAGTACTGCTGTACTACTGTGATTACTGTACTGCTGTGACTACTGTACTAATGTGGCTACTGGACTACTGTATTACTGGGACTACTGGGACTACAGAACTGCTGTGAATACAGTACTGCTGtactactgtgactactgaaCTACTGTGACTATAGTATCGCTGtactactgtgactactgtacTGCTGTGACTGATGTACTACTGTACTAATGTgactactgtactgctgtattactgtgacTATTGTGACTACTGAATTACTGTGACTATAGTACTGCTATACTACGGTGAATATGGTACTGTTGtactactgtgactactgtactactgtggctactggactactgtattactgtgactactgtgactactgaaCTACTGTGAATAAAGTATTGCTGTACTTCTGTGACTACTGAACTACTGTGAATACAGTACTGCTGtactactgtgactactgtgactactgtgactactgtgactactgtactgctgtattactgtgactactgtactactgtggctactggactactgtattactgtgactactgtgactactgaaCTGCTGtactactgtgactactgaactactgtggctactggactactgtattactgtgactactgtgactACAGAACTGCTGtactactgtgactactgaactactgtggctactggactactgtattactgtgactactgtgactactgaaCTGCTGTGAATACAGTACTGCTGtactactgtgactactgaactactgtggctactggactactgtattactgtgactactgtgactactgaaCTACTGTGAATACAGTATTGCTGTACTTCTGTGACTACTGAACTACTGTGAATACAGTATTGCCGtactactgtgactactgaactactgtgaatacagtactgctgtattactgtgactactgtgactactgtactgctgtattactgtaactactgtgactactgtgctgctgtaatactgtgactactgtactgctgtaatcctgtgactactgtgactactgtgctgctgtattactgtgactactgtgctgctgtaatactgtgactactgtactgctgtaatactgtgactactgtgactactgtgctgctgtattactgtgactactgtgctgctgtaatactgtgactactgtactgctgtaatactgtgactactgtgactactgtactgctgtattactgtgactactgtgactactgtgctgctgtaatactgtgactactgtactactgtggctactggactactgtattactgtgactactgtgactactgtgactACAGAAATGTTGtactactgtgactactgaactactgtggctactggactactgtattactgtgactactgtgactactgaaCTGCTGTGAATACAGTACTGCTGtactactgtgactactgaactactgtggctactggactactgtattactgtgactactgtgactactgaaCTACTGTGAATACAGTATTGCTGTACTTCTGTGACTACTGAACTACTGTGAATACAGTATTGCCGtactactgtgactactgaactactgtgaatacagtactgctgtattactgtgactactgtgactactgtactgctgtattactgtgactactgtgactactgtgctgctgtattactgtgactactgtgactactgtactgctgtaatactgtgactactgtgactactgtactgctgtattactgtgactactgtgctgctgtaatactgtgactactgtactactgtgctgctgtattactgtgactactgtgactactgtactgctgtaatactgtgactactgtgctgctgtaatactgtgactactgtgactactgtactgctgtaatactgtgactactgtgactactgtgctgctgtaatactgtgactactgtgctgctgtaatactgtgactactgtgctactgtactgctgtaatactgtgactactgtgactactgtactgctgtaatactgtgactactgtgctgctgtaatactgtgactactgtgactactgtactgctgtattactgtgactactgtgctgctgtaatactgtgactactgtgctactgtactgctgtaatactgtgactactgtgactactgtactgctgtattactgtgactactgtgactactgtactgctgtattactgtgactacagtactgctgtattactgtgactactgtgactactgtactgctgtattactgtgactacagtactgctgtattactgtgactactgtactgctgtattactgtgacTATAGTACAcaatgtatgcatatatgtagtGTCATATCCAACTGTAATTGTGCTGATGCTGCATCATGAACTTAttgcacaaatgtttttttttctttatctttattctttcttcctctttttggTGAGATGTATGCACATTATTTTTGCCATGTCACTGCCCTCTTTATAAAACAGCGCAGGAGTTCTGCTCAAGGCTTTGTGGCGAAACACAAAGTGGGTCCCAGAGTAAGTCACTGAGCTCCTGTTGTGTTCTGCTGAGCAACAATGAGACTTTCCTGGACACTCTGCATGGGCGTCCTCGTCCTGTTTGTACTCTGCACTGTGTCTGGTGCTGCCAAAGATTCGGTAAGCACTTCCAGCTGCAGGGACCTCTGCTTTTTAACACGTCTGAAATGTCCTGCGCTCTTCTGTCATTGGTGGATTAGTTGATACTGTGAAACTTCAAAGCAGGTGTGTGCTTTTCTCTTGTTTCGGCACAGAAGGATGACTCTGGTCAAACCAaactgcaaaatgcaaaaacaccAGAGGTGGTTGACTGGATCAATGAAATGGttagtgcttttttttaaaaaaaacaaaacaaaacagtattttGCTGAATTAACTATATGTAAAAAGTACTGGATATGACCCTCAAACTTGATTcaatatatatttcattgtaTCCCAGGTGCGATAGAGAGTGAAACACAATGTAGAACAATAGTTTCATTATGAACTACAGTGGCTTTTAACCCATTGCAGACAGGATAACTTCTCTATCCCTCTTTATGATCTGTGCCCTCAATAAACACCAACTTCTGGGATTTGAATTATGAGGTTCCTGGAGGGGTTGGCATATTAGCCTTTTCTTTCACTTAACTCTAACCATTGTTTCTGTATAAAATATACCACGTTCAGTAAGTTAAGCCATCTTTTTTAGGACTATGTAACACATTAAATGCTCATCATTTCATGGCTGCTCATCTACGTATCTTTTCTGATCTTTAGCCCATGGACACTTCAGGATCAGGATCTGAGGAGATGATAGACTGAAACTCCTCTGAAGTGAGATCTCCCACCACTCTGCACTGTGTGAGTTTCCCTGCTTGGGTGGTTGACTAGAACTGCTAGAAATGACGTGACCAGAGATAACTACACGGAGTCTGGTATAAATCCTACCTTTTCTCCTTCACAGCCAGTGATGTatttcctctgttttctttAGCCATGAAGCCAGTGTGTTCCTACAAGATGTAGAGGAGGTCAGGTCTGAGGAGCAACCCACAGAACATTCTTTGGATGCCAAGGAAGAGTCTAATTTTGAAAGATCTGTAATCAGTGTTATCTTTAAATAAAGGAAACGTCTATCAATGATAATgcttatgtttttaaaaatgtagcttTGTTGGCCATcgttaatataatatttaacagGAGGGAGAGTATTAATTATCCAACAGCCTTCAGTTACAGCAGTGGTCACACTTCTAGCAATTTCATTTGTCTGAAATTCACCCCTTACATCACAACTGACACTGACATTGTGTGAGGAATGGGAAAGTTCTGggtaaaaagtatttaaaaaaacaaaaacaaaccaagcaaAAACTGATCCTTGAGATATGCTTTTAATTTGACAGATTACAAAAGAGAAATTAGgcactgctttgttttttctgtcCACCTGTTTCTGTCCATCTCAAATTAAGATTAAGATATTACACGTCATATTAAATTAATGCCTTAAACATAGAGGAATCCATATCTGTATTGTGGTTATTTAAGGTTTTATTGCATTGAGTGCCAGTCATACAGTAgttatacattttacacattaaataaaatacatgaaataataaaaacaataactgtCTATCAGATAACCACCACTGTTAAGGGACACATAtctttattataaacaaatattcCACCTCCCAAATGTATTAAGTAATTCTGTGCAGTAGTAAGGCCTTGATCTTATAAAGATGAGCAGGAATTAGAGACAGGGTTGATCCAAGAAGAAGGAACAGAGTAGAAGGAAGAACAACGAGTACATGAAGGAAAATATGGATGAAGATGAGCAGAACCCAAAATAAATCCTATTCCTGCGATATACTGTTCGCCGTCAGGTCATGGCTGGAGCGCCAGCGCCCCCTGGCGGCCGGCTGGGGTAGCTCCTCCTGCCGTGCTGTGTTTTGGCGCCCTGGCGGCGGGCTCGTGTCTCTGGCGTCCTCTCAGGCTAGCGCCATGTCCTCCTCGGACGGCTGCGCCGGCGGTGGGATTCAGGCCTCTCTGCTCAGACTCCATGCCTTTCTGGGAGACACGGAGACAAGAAACGCTGCACTCGTCTGCCATGATATTATTGGGGATTTGGGGCAGGAATGTGTGGTAACAAAGCGCGAGAATGAGCTGAGTAAGTCGCTAGCGGGAAGCTAAGTAGCCTCGCTGAGGGAGAGTTTAGCGGCTCAGGTGGAAATGAAGGCAGTTAACCAAATAACTCCGTGTTTTACAACTTATTCTGGAGTCAACTCGCTACATGTCTTTGTTTAGTTTATAAATGTCTAGCTCATTTACTGGTCACTGTTAAGTTCATGTTCATTTGCTGGAATAGTGAGATAAACACTCCAAAGACCAAACTTGTTTTGACATCGA
Encoded proteins:
- the abcf2b gene encoding LOW QUALITY PROTEIN: ATP-binding cassette, sub-family F, member 2b (The sequence of the model RefSeq protein was modified relative to this genomic sequence to represent the inferred CDS: deleted 1 base in 1 codon; substituted 3 bases at 3 genomic stop codons), with amino-acid sequence MAHQGQSKEKTLQKMVVSVSDIPLTRWVQQSILAVLLLNHLMEQLEQALSPLEYMMKCYPEIKEKKAVASFXQKHSSTXCGTKXTADHLLQVSPIRNLSDGQKCCVCFAWMACQSPHVLFLDEPTNQLDIETVDTLAHAVNEFEGGVMLVSHDFRLIQQVAQEIWLCENQTITKWNTDILAYKEHLKATIDKQTQDV